From the Bacteriovorax sp. Seq25_V genome, one window contains:
- a CDS encoding Ig-like domain-containing protein, with product MSKKTLITKLITPVLIFTAAAVIYREVSDEALQSNIIKSSKNYKFNKGSRAEEQNKARLKRNPSSVTTINHGFKEVVSDSSYTVDYNGDVSVADGNKKSAFNINKGNVSTNSAVSNNRVPSSSFSQADTTLTNPESSSKSSTDLKKNISETIVGNPTYQPAMEKEVSEDTIINSSSKKTDDVFVSSPPLVKGKIPPLVGIIVVDSGFSLIEKAYSAASSCTNPKITLFDINTMTVLADNPITAENLNTTTTFQFEPVGLNLDITKPTKYLLKTSGCDINYERIVTSYFTEQDLTPTSTLVSKIIKSSSSVDIEELDGAKIESFINTIDSQININDEIEASYSVVESDPTTQAKFEEAFEGENYQVLADAAPDITGLTIPTALQEKVSAILNVESQHWNTSYTTAYEWHIDSAKVSNLASWSYTPSANSKRTIEVKLFVGRAVAGAGSDVDRTLPFHELTYSIDISDDAPTTAPNIALNSGSTNPTQTRDILIDISTGADLGGYFQNCESFSNFAITEGSTIPVPGDFTYTCTTAITQVINPYTLVSGDGDIEVNIWAKDVNGDISPKKTFTINLDTSAPAITIDTLASSYRADTTLTLDWTVLEANQTTTNQHVVEFFDGSSWSTLPAVASANGFLNNQSFSTTYLLPNILVSNARLRVSLTDVVGNTGITETADFEIQKPILAVSPTSYDYGSVLNKALGPNYTFTVSNSGTAATKDCSIAALSAANASEFEITTDNCATGDIGPSSSCDIIVRPKPTTKGSKVATLNWACGLDSISTSLSYNSANNIPTVPSDYALSTNEDTALSFTATAGDDIDGDSLTYTITSAPTNGALSNCMATDSDLTCDYTPNLNYNGADSFSYKVNDGTSDSATSVTVSITVVPVNDAPTVSTTQSISTNEDTPITFDLNLGSDIEGSSLSYIKVSDTTNGAISCVGGTSRSCTYSPNANYNGVDSFTFKVNDGDLDSSIATVTITVNAINDAPTLVDPQAIATNEDTPITFDLGIGADTEGDTLNYIKVSDTTNGTISCTGGTSRSCTYTPNLNFNGSDSFTYKVNDGTLDSNTATVNITVNPINDAPTLASTQTINVTEDTALNFSLNSGADVDGDTLTYIVTQNPVAGTLTCTGGTSTSCTYTPVADDINTYTFKYKVNDGNLDSTEATVTININNTNDAPVMIGDQTISTNEDTLVSFTLNGATDIDPAQTLGYKIITAPSNGTLSNCIDTSGYGSDLTCDYTPNANFNGVDTFTYRANDGIADSATVSTITINVAPVNDAPTLVTPQSFATNEDTILNFNLGIGSDIENDTLTYVKLSDPASGTLTCTGGTSRACTYTPAANYNGSVSFTYKVNDGALDSNTATVNITVNAVNDAPTLVTPQSFATNEDTTLNFNLGIGSDIEGDTLTYIKLTDPASGSLTCAGGTSRACTYVPALNYNGTVSFTYKVNDGNADSNTATVNITVNPVNDVPTLVTPQSFATNEDTTLNFNLGVGSDVDGDTLTYVKLTDPASGTLTCTGGTSRACSYVPAANYNGTVSFTYKVNDGNADSTTATVNITVNPVNDAPTLVTPQSFATNEDTVLNFNLGIGTDIDGDTLTYVKLTNPASGTLTCTGGTSRACTYTPALNYNGTVSFTYKVNDGALDSNTATVNITVNPVNDAPTLVTPQSFATNEDTTLNFSLGIGSDVDGDSLTYVKLTNPASGTLTCTGGTSRACSYVPASNYNGTVSFTYKVNDGALDSNTATVNITVNPVNDPPVMAANQTFSTDDNVAFAFTISNATDIDGDSLSYKIVSSTSNGTISNCITTGTYGTDLTCTYQANTNFNGTDSFTYIANDGTVDALSTATITFNVSDKTPSAAPPVILAHTQYRKVMGQNLTATSCSDISAIFINEGTQPAAGAAGWQTCTTTASALSYTLAAATEGTHTLKAWSKDAYGNVSTTATNITVIYDVTAPTIAVANPGLQRGGDSITLTWAVTEANISASQNHTVQYYNGSSWVTITTSKPATTGPLSGTTFTQSWTTPSLNRTDIKIRVTLTDLAGNTRTSDSTAFEIDSIAPALAFTSPAANSYHQSSATVTGNCETGLDINFSGNMPASFNQNCSGGTFSQLVNFDSGDGNKTITISQTDAAGNTTTVSRILIRDEVAPIMAKTTGLSPDFTRFNQPNAWGGTCEGNYTIYVTGDETTSFACSAGSWSWTPSAKTVDGTFTYNLVQTDGAGNTSSPPLSLSWQRDATPPTFNVNTPVAIASGATVTITNNLNTVTLAGNCEGTNTINVTGGATDAFSCSSSSWTWTTPSTTTDGTRTFTFTQADPAGNTSTLTMKHTRDTTGPALTIATNIIKNNDDTVTYTGGCETGLTVNVSGSETSSTTCPSGTWSWTSASQTTDATRNFTFTQTMTVAPFNSTAVSGQWIRETNAPTISLFTTSASNPSRSAFIPVDLNATSQNANVYLKSFCIKSDDSTTPAVDDGCWLDVNSPSVGKALAQTLSLDEFPNLLGWVPKTFDVFVWVKDEAENISVQSATVGVDKIVHGYDPGVAPEIWDVLAANVANATLPPTRAQSSAPAGNDVYIRWKASDNNTLPSGAITLYYTPDEINFTQIVAGLDNANYGCTGYTLQANEGCYKWTGGSPLNTTYKIQVKVTDAGDISTQLISNIINADMLKIIAGNTESGLGGSAQTALFFTRKNGSEADPGTLVVTNDGRFYVADYKRGIITIDPNDGKQKVFIPGTGTSSGDGGPAVNATLRYATKITLDYQGRLLILDTDRIRRVDLNQSTPSIETIIGGGTDTSDSVANPLNLKFDTLSSNSLWSRSIPFFALPNGDIYFMTEHSYINPTHSGLRIRIYKAATGQVTSKRLTGTGDGYNASQDLTKCRLSQPGFQFDPSNSQITGIQSRVYKVNSYTDCDNNPLATDGDRHDIAYYNPSTFEAIPAVDNWAAYYYYHNTTSMDGHLYRFIYRDYVQRINFDGTTTRLVGTGTRGFCVDGTPATSCNVDIQDVFITPAGKVYLLEGGQIRTIDEDGKIVTLFGQRRSYGDGVNALNARFDYINNVKRLNNGKYIVGDNASYFIKEFTTEGDINIIAGDGNIKSYPSTSVLATAQGFYDGSWYSVDKATGDVFMRAYAYGEYQKLNRSTGYWENIIGIGGTETYDYWNGDGQPGLLLKSNGNQSYGLPIGFDGQNLLIARMRYNGTDSHWEDFMLKLYDSTDSYRQSHIAGTNGVDTYTGGYNGICTSGSVAATCKVPYYAYYGLPFWDSTGNRWIFTQNRDSSDTGRNIFSVTKGGNITQISRLARRAYNGYTYLKVGATEYLYYCYDNGRIYKHNITTNTDEGAVTWPVSNLYCRGLSMEYNPTNNSLVFPFEQNGLYGVAEYFLP from the coding sequence ATGAGTAAAAAAACACTAATAACAAAACTGATTACTCCAGTGCTAATTTTTACAGCTGCAGCCGTAATCTATCGCGAAGTTTCAGATGAAGCGCTGCAGTCAAATATCATTAAATCTTCAAAGAACTATAAATTTAATAAAGGTTCGCGTGCAGAAGAGCAAAACAAGGCCCGTCTAAAGCGAAATCCAAGCTCAGTAACAACAATCAATCATGGCTTTAAAGAAGTAGTTAGCGATTCAAGCTACACAGTTGACTATAACGGTGACGTTTCGGTTGCTGATGGAAACAAGAAGTCTGCTTTCAATATCAATAAAGGAAATGTTAGTACTAATAGCGCTGTCAGTAATAATAGAGTACCAAGCAGTTCATTTTCACAAGCAGATACAACTCTAACAAATCCAGAAAGCAGCTCAAAATCCTCAACAGACTTAAAGAAAAATATTAGTGAAACAATTGTTGGCAACCCGACGTACCAGCCGGCAATGGAAAAAGAAGTATCTGAAGATACAATAATAAATTCATCATCTAAAAAAACGGATGATGTTTTTGTATCGAGTCCTCCACTAGTAAAAGGAAAGATTCCACCTCTCGTTGGAATCATTGTTGTTGATTCTGGATTTAGTTTAATTGAGAAGGCTTACTCAGCAGCATCAAGCTGTACCAATCCAAAGATAACTCTGTTTGATATTAACACAATGACAGTTCTTGCAGACAATCCTATCACTGCAGAAAATCTCAATACGACGACAACTTTTCAATTTGAGCCTGTAGGTTTGAATCTTGATATTACGAAACCTACAAAGTACCTTCTTAAAACGTCTGGTTGTGATATCAATTATGAAAGGATCGTAACTAGTTATTTTACAGAACAGGACCTTACACCTACTTCGACTCTTGTTTCAAAAATTATCAAGTCTTCATCAAGCGTTGATATTGAAGAACTTGATGGTGCAAAAATCGAAAGCTTTATTAACACAATTGATTCTCAGATTAATATTAATGATGAAATTGAAGCTTCATATAGTGTCGTTGAATCAGATCCAACAACTCAAGCTAAATTTGAAGAAGCATTTGAAGGAGAAAATTATCAAGTTCTTGCTGATGCTGCTCCAGACATTACAGGTTTAACAATACCAACAGCTCTACAAGAAAAAGTTTCAGCTATTTTAAATGTTGAATCTCAACACTGGAATACTTCATACACGACTGCTTACGAATGGCATATTGATAGTGCAAAAGTATCAAACCTTGCATCATGGTCATACACGCCTTCCGCAAATTCGAAGAGAACTATCGAGGTTAAACTCTTTGTAGGTAGAGCGGTAGCAGGTGCGGGTAGTGATGTTGACAGAACACTTCCATTTCACGAACTAACTTATAGTATCGATATTAGTGATGATGCTCCAACAACTGCACCAAATATCGCACTAAACAGTGGAAGTACAAATCCAACTCAAACAAGAGATATTCTAATCGATATTTCAACCGGTGCTGACCTGGGTGGTTATTTTCAAAACTGTGAGAGCTTCTCAAATTTTGCCATCACTGAAGGATCTACTATTCCAGTTCCAGGTGACTTCACATACACATGTACGACAGCAATTACACAAGTTATAAACCCATACACCCTAGTTTCAGGTGATGGAGATATTGAAGTAAATATTTGGGCAAAAGATGTTAACGGAGACATAAGTCCGAAGAAAACATTTACCATTAACCTTGATACTTCAGCTCCGGCAATTACGATTGACACTTTAGCCTCAAGCTATCGAGCAGACACAACACTAACTTTAGATTGGACGGTACTAGAAGCTAACCAAACAACTACTAACCAACATGTTGTTGAATTCTTTGATGGTTCAAGCTGGTCTACTCTACCGGCCGTTGCATCAGCAAATGGGTTCTTAAACAACCAATCCTTTTCAACAACATACTTACTTCCAAACATTCTTGTCTCAAACGCAAGATTAAGAGTAAGCTTAACTGACGTTGTAGGAAATACTGGTATTACAGAGACTGCTGACTTTGAAATTCAAAAACCAATCTTAGCGGTATCTCCTACTTCATATGATTACGGTTCAGTTCTCAATAAGGCACTTGGTCCTAATTATACTTTTACTGTTTCAAATAGTGGAACAGCTGCAACAAAAGATTGCTCGATTGCGGCACTAAGTGCTGCTAATGCTTCTGAATTTGAAATCACAACGGATAACTGTGCAACTGGTGATATTGGTCCAAGTTCATCTTGTGACATTATAGTCAGACCTAAACCAACAACAAAAGGTTCAAAAGTTGCGACACTTAACTGGGCATGTGGTCTTGATAGTATCTCAACTTCTCTTTCGTATAATTCTGCTAATAATATTCCTACGGTACCGTCAGACTATGCACTTTCTACAAATGAAGATACTGCACTTAGTTTCACTGCAACAGCTGGTGACGACATTGATGGTGATTCATTAACTTATACAATTACTTCTGCTCCGACAAATGGAGCATTATCTAATTGTATGGCCACTGATTCGGATCTCACATGTGACTACACTCCAAACCTAAATTATAACGGTGCGGACTCTTTCTCATATAAAGTAAATGATGGTACATCTGACTCGGCAACATCTGTTACTGTTAGTATTACTGTAGTTCCTGTAAACGATGCTCCTACAGTTTCCACAACACAATCGATATCGACAAATGAAGACACTCCAATTACTTTTGATTTAAACCTTGGCTCTGATATTGAAGGTAGTTCACTTAGTTATATTAAAGTAAGTGATACAACAAATGGAGCCATCTCTTGTGTTGGTGGAACGTCACGATCGTGCACTTACTCGCCAAACGCAAACTACAATGGAGTTGATTCATTCACGTTTAAAGTTAACGACGGCGATCTTGACTCTTCTATTGCAACAGTAACAATTACTGTTAATGCTATTAATGATGCTCCTACATTAGTTGATCCGCAAGCAATTGCGACAAATGAAGATACTCCGATAACTTTTGATCTTGGAATTGGGGCAGATACTGAGGGAGACACGCTTAATTACATAAAGGTTTCAGATACAACAAATGGAACTATTTCTTGTACTGGTGGTACTTCGAGATCATGTACATATACTCCAAACCTAAACTTTAATGGATCGGACTCTTTCACGTATAAAGTAAACGACGGCACACTAGATTCAAACACAGCAACAGTAAACATTACTGTAAATCCGATCAACGATGCGCCAACTCTTGCCTCAACTCAAACTATCAATGTTACTGAAGACACTGCACTAAACTTCTCTCTTAACAGTGGTGCAGATGTTGATGGCGACACTCTCACATATATTGTCACTCAAAACCCAGTGGCCGGAACTTTAACATGTACTGGTGGAACTTCAACGAGTTGTACTTACACTCCAGTTGCTGACGATATTAATACGTATACTTTCAAGTACAAAGTAAATGATGGGAATCTTGATTCGACAGAGGCCACTGTTACAATTAACATTAATAATACAAATGATGCTCCAGTAATGATTGGCGATCAAACAATCTCTACAAATGAAGATACTCTTGTTTCGTTCACTCTTAATGGTGCAACAGATATCGATCCAGCTCAAACACTTGGTTATAAGATTATTACAGCTCCAAGCAACGGAACTCTATCAAATTGTATCGATACTTCTGGTTATGGATCAGACCTAACTTGTGACTATACTCCAAATGCAAACTTCAATGGTGTTGATACTTTTACATATAGAGCAAATGATGGAATTGCTGATTCTGCAACAGTATCTACAATTACTATAAATGTTGCTCCGGTTAATGATGCCCCTACTCTCGTAACACCACAATCATTTGCTACAAACGAAGATACTATTTTAAACTTCAATCTTGGAATCGGTTCTGATATTGAAAATGACACTTTAACATACGTTAAACTTTCTGATCCGGCATCAGGAACATTAACTTGTACAGGTGGCACTTCAAGAGCTTGTACATATACTCCTGCAGCCAATTACAACGGAAGTGTTTCATTTACTTATAAAGTTAATGATGGAGCTCTTGATTCAAATACTGCAACAGTAAATATCACTGTAAACGCAGTAAATGATGCTCCGACATTAGTAACACCACAGTCATTTGCAACAAATGAAGATACAACATTAAACTTCAATCTTGGAATTGGATCTGACATTGAAGGAGATACTTTAACGTATATTAAACTTACAGACCCAGCTTCGGGATCACTAACTTGTGCAGGTGGAACTTCGAGAGCTTGTACATACGTACCTGCACTTAATTATAATGGGACCGTTTCTTTTACTTATAAAGTAAATGATGGGAATGCAGATTCGAATACAGCTACAGTTAACATAACAGTAAATCCAGTTAATGACGTTCCAACTCTTGTGACTCCTCAATCATTTGCAACTAATGAGGATACAACATTAAACTTCAACCTTGGTGTGGGTTCAGACGTAGATGGTGATACACTTACTTATGTTAAGCTTACAGATCCAGCTTCAGGAACATTAACTTGTACGGGCGGTACTTCGAGAGCATGTTCTTATGTTCCGGCCGCTAATTATAATGGAACAGTATCTTTTACTTATAAAGTTAACGATGGAAATGCAGATTCAACTACTGCAACAGTAAATATCACAGTTAACCCTGTTAATGATGCTCCAACTTTAGTAACTCCTCAATCATTTGCAACTAACGAAGACACAGTACTTAATTTTAATCTTGGAATTGGAACAGATATTGATGGTGATACTCTTACTTATGTAAAACTAACGAACCCTGCCTCAGGGACATTAACTTGTACAGGCGGTACTTCGAGAGCTTGTACTTATACTCCGGCACTTAATTACAACGGAACAGTTTCGTTTACGTACAAAGTTAATGATGGGGCACTTGACTCAAATACAGCAACTGTAAACATCACTGTTAACCCTGTTAATGATGCTCCGACTTTAGTAACACCTCAATCATTTGCCACAAACGAAGATACAACACTTAACTTTTCTCTGGGAATTGGAAGTGATGTTGATGGTGATTCACTGACATATGTGAAGCTTACAAACCCGGCTTCTGGGACTCTCACATGCACAGGTGGAACTTCGAGGGCCTGTAGTTATGTTCCTGCATCAAACTATAATGGAACGGTATCATTTACATACAAGGTTAATGATGGTGCTCTTGACTCGAATACTGCAACAGTAAATATTACAGTAAATCCAGTGAATGATCCTCCAGTAATGGCTGCGAATCAAACTTTCTCAACTGACGACAATGTTGCTTTCGCATTCACAATATCTAATGCGACTGATATTGATGGGGATTCTCTTTCGTATAAAATTGTTTCATCAACTTCAAATGGAACGATCTCAAACTGTATCACTACAGGGACATACGGAACTGATCTAACATGTACTTACCAAGCAAATACAAACTTTAATGGAACTGACTCATTTACTTATATTGCAAATGATGGGACTGTTGATGCTCTATCGACAGCGACGATAACATTTAATGTTTCTGATAAAACACCATCAGCAGCTCCTCCTGTGATACTTGCTCATACGCAATACCGTAAAGTAATGGGACAAAATCTTACTGCAACTTCATGTTCAGATATTAGTGCCATCTTTATCAACGAAGGAACTCAACCGGCAGCAGGAGCTGCGGGATGGCAAACATGTACGACGACAGCTTCGGCGCTTTCTTACACTCTTGCGGCTGCAACAGAAGGTACACACACTTTAAAAGCATGGTCAAAAGATGCATATGGTAATGTTTCAACAACGGCTACAAATATTACTGTAATTTACGATGTTACAGCTCCAACAATTGCTGTCGCAAACCCAGGTCTCCAACGTGGAGGAGATTCAATAACTTTAACTTGGGCCGTAACTGAAGCTAATATTAGCGCCTCTCAAAACCACACTGTTCAATATTATAACGGTTCATCATGGGTAACAATCACAACATCAAAGCCAGCAACAACTGGACCTCTCAGTGGTACGACATTTACTCAATCTTGGACAACACCATCTTTAAATAGGACAGATATCAAAATCAGAGTAACTCTTACTGATCTTGCAGGAAATACAAGAACTTCAGACTCAACTGCTTTTGAAATTGATTCAATTGCACCTGCTTTAGCTTTTACTTCTCCTGCAGCTAATAGCTATCACCAGTCTTCTGCAACAGTGACAGGGAATTGTGAGACAGGGCTTGATATTAATTTTAGTGGAAATATGCCAGCAAGCTTTAACCAAAATTGTTCTGGTGGAACATTCTCTCAGCTTGTTAACTTTGACTCAGGGGATGGAAACAAGACAATCACTATCTCTCAAACTGATGCCGCTGGAAATACGACAACTGTTTCACGAATCTTAATCCGTGATGAAGTTGCTCCAATTATGGCAAAGACGACTGGTTTGTCTCCAGACTTTACAAGATTTAATCAACCAAATGCTTGGGGTGGAACTTGTGAAGGAAACTATACAATTTATGTAACAGGAGATGAAACAACTTCATTTGCTTGTAGTGCAGGTTCATGGTCTTGGACTCCAAGTGCAAAAACTGTTGATGGTACTTTCACATATAATCTTGTACAAACTGATGGAGCAGGAAATACTTCTTCTCCACCACTCTCTCTTTCTTGGCAAAGAGATGCAACACCTCCAACATTTAACGTAAATACACCAGTTGCTATAGCATCAGGAGCAACTGTTACAATTACAAATAATTTAAACACTGTAACTCTAGCTGGTAACTGTGAAGGCACAAATACCATTAATGTTACAGGCGGTGCTACTGATGCATTCTCTTGTTCTTCTTCAAGCTGGACTTGGACAACTCCATCAACGACAACTGACGGGACAAGAACATTTACTTTCACTCAAGCTGATCCAGCAGGAAACACTTCAACACTTACGATGAAGCACACAAGAGATACAACTGGTCCGGCCCTAACAATTGCAACAAATATTATTAAAAATAATGACGATACAGTTACATATACTGGTGGTTGTGAAACAGGATTAACAGTTAATGTTTCTGGATCAGAGACTTCAAGTACAACATGTCCTTCTGGAACATGGTCTTGGACAAGTGCATCTCAAACAACTGATGCCACAAGAAACTTTACTTTTACTCAAACAATGACAGTGGCACCATTTAACTCAACTGCAGTGAGTGGTCAGTGGATCAGAGAGACGAATGCCCCGACAATTTCTCTATTTACAACGAGTGCTTCGAACCCTTCGAGATCGGCCTTTATTCCAGTTGATTTGAATGCGACATCACAAAATGCTAATGTGTACCTAAAGTCATTCTGTATTAAGTCAGATGATTCAACAACTCCAGCAGTAGATGATGGTTGCTGGTTAGATGTCAACTCTCCTTCTGTTGGTAAAGCACTGGCACAAACATTGAGTCTCGATGAATTCCCTAACCTTCTTGGTTGGGTACCAAAAACATTTGATGTTTTTGTATGGGTAAAAGATGAAGCCGAAAATATTTCAGTTCAATCAGCGACTGTAGGAGTGGATAAAATCGTTCATGGATATGACCCAGGTGTTGCACCAGAAATCTGGGACGTTCTCGCAGCCAACGTGGCAAATGCAACACTCCCTCCAACAAGAGCACAATCAAGTGCTCCTGCAGGAAATGATGTTTATATTAGATGGAAAGCAAGTGATAACAACACACTTCCATCTGGTGCGATTACTCTTTACTACACACCTGATGAGATTAACTTTACTCAAATTGTAGCTGGTCTTGATAATGCAAACTACGGCTGTACAGGATATACTCTTCAGGCTAACGAGGGTTGCTACAAGTGGACAGGTGGTTCTCCACTTAATACGACTTATAAAATTCAAGTAAAAGTAACTGACGCCGGGGATATTTCAACTCAGCTAATTTCAAATATTATTAATGCTGATATGTTAAAAATTATCGCTGGGAACACTGAATCAGGACTTGGAGGTTCTGCACAAACAGCACTATTTTTCACTAGAAAAAATGGTTCTGAGGCAGACCCAGGGACACTTGTAGTAACAAACGATGGTCGATTCTACGTGGCGGACTATAAGCGTGGAATTATTACAATTGACCCTAACGATGGGAAGCAAAAAGTTTTCATCCCAGGAACGGGAACATCATCTGGAGATGGTGGACCTGCTGTTAATGCGACTTTAAGATATGCAACTAAAATCACTCTTGATTATCAAGGTCGTCTCTTAATTTTAGATACTGATAGAATTAGAAGAGTTGACTTAAACCAATCGACACCCTCAATTGAGACAATTATAGGTGGTGGTACGGATACTAGTGATTCTGTAGCAAATCCGTTAAATTTAAAGTTTGATACTTTATCATCAAACTCGCTTTGGTCTAGAAGTATTCCATTCTTTGCACTTCCAAATGGCGATATTTATTTTATGACTGAACATTCTTATATTAATCCAACTCACTCAGGGCTAAGAATAAGAATTTATAAAGCGGCAACTGGTCAAGTGACAAGTAAACGTCTTACTGGTACGGGAGATGGATATAACGCCTCTCAAGACCTTACAAAATGTAGATTATCTCAACCAGGATTCCAATTTGATCCAAGTAATTCGCAGATAACAGGGATTCAATCAAGAGTTTATAAAGTCAATAGCTATACCGACTGTGACAATAATCCATTAGCAACTGATGGTGATCGACATGACATTGCTTACTATAACCCTTCAACTTTTGAAGCAATACCAGCTGTTGATAACTGGGCTGCTTACTACTACTATCATAATACGACCTCGATGGATGGCCATCTCTATCGATTTATCTACAGAGACTACGTTCAAAGAATTAACTTTGATGGAACAACAACAAGGTTAGTTGGAACAGGGACTCGTGGTTTTTGCGTTGACGGTACACCTGCGACGTCTTGTAACGTAGACATTCAAGATGTATTCATTACACCGGCTGGAAAAGTATACTTGCTTGAAGGTGGTCAAATTCGAACAATTGATGAGGATGGAAAAATTGTTACGCTATTCGGACAAAGAAGATCATATGGTGATGGCGTTAATGCTCTCAATGCTAGATTTGACTATATTAATAACGTCAAGCGACTCAATAATGGTAAATACATTGTTGGGGACAATGCAAGTTACTTCATAAAAGAGTTTACGACTGAAGGTGATATTAATATTATCGCCGGGGATGGTAATATAAAATCCTACCCAAGCACTTCTGTTCTAGCAACCGCTCAAGGTTTCTATGATGGATCTTGGTACTCTGTTGACAAAGCAACTGGAGATGTTTTCATGAGAGCCTATGCTTATGGAGAATACCAAAAATTAAATCGATCAACAGGATACTGGGAAAATATTATCGGAATCGGCGGAACTGAAACCTATGACTATTGGAATGGTGATGGTCAACCAGGTCTTCTACTAAAATCAAACGGTAATCAGTCATATGGTCTTCCAATAGGTTTTGATGGGCAAAATTTATTAATCGCAAGAATGAGATACAACGGAACGGATAGTCACTGGGAAGACTTTATGTTAAAGCTGTATGACTCAACAGACTCATACAGACAGTCGCATATTGCTGGAACAAACGGTGTTGATACATATACAGGTGGATATAATGGTATCTGTACTAGTGGATCAGTTGCAGCAACCTGTAAAGTCCCATATTATGCCTATTACGGATTACCTTTCTGGGACAGCACAGGAAATAGATGGATCTTCACTCAAAACAGAGATAGTTCAGATACTGGTAGAAATATTTTTAGTGTTACAAAAGGTGGAAATATAACTCAAATTTCAAGACTTGCTCGTAGAGCATACAACGGATACACATACCTAAAAGTTGGAGCAACTGAGTACCTCTACTACTGCTACGACAACGGAAGAATTTATAAACACAATATTACAACAAACACTGACGAAGGTGCTGTAACCTGGCCAGTATCAAATCTCTACTGTCGTGGTTTAAGTATGGAATATAATCCAACTAATAATTCACTTGTTTTCCCATTTGAGCAAAATGGTCTTTACGGTGTGGCAGAGTACTTCCTACCATAA
- the rpsR gene encoding 30S ribosomal protein S18 has protein sequence MIYELALVARPEATDEQIASLKDMIAEIAGQYEGEVLLTDDWGRKQFAQIAKNGATHGHYVYFIVKGNNKLNDEINRRTKISEDVHKILLVKLSDIDAEAEEIVKKYKTPHSKAHNGSQTDELEKGGDKDRRRFSKRKNCWFKQNSISADWKDPKTFNWLVNEFGKIQPSRVSGISRKHHRYVESAIKRARNIGLASHLSGNLTE, from the coding sequence ATGATTTATGAGTTGGCATTAGTAGCCAGACCAGAAGCTACTGACGAGCAAATTGCTTCGCTTAAAGACATGATCGCGGAAATCGCAGGTCAGTACGAAGGTGAAGTTCTTCTTACAGATGATTGGGGAAGAAAGCAATTCGCTCAAATCGCAAAGAATGGTGCAACACACGGGCACTATGTTTATTTTATCGTTAAGGGTAATAACAAACTTAACGACGAAATTAACAGACGTACTAAGATCAGTGAAGACGTTCACAAGATTCTTCTAGTAAAACTATCTGACATTGACGCTGAAGCTGAAGAGATTGTAAAAAAATACAAGACTCCTCATTCAAAAGCACACAATGGTTCTCAAACTGATGAGTTAGAGAAGGGTGGAGACAAAGATAGAAGAAGATTTTCTAAGAGAAAGAACTGTTGGTTTAAACAAAACAGCATCTCTGCAGATTGGAAAGATCCAAAAACTTTTAATTGGTTAGTAAATGAATTTGGAAAAATTCAACCATCTAGAGTTTCTGGAATTTCTAGAAAGCACCATAGATATGTTGAGTCAGCAATTAAGAGAGCAAGAAACATTGGTTTAGCTTCTCACTTGTCTGGAAACCTAACTGAGTAG